Genomic window (Chondrocystis sp. NIES-4102):
ACATTATTGTTTTTGAACCACCCGCACCCTTAAGACTTTTAGGTTACGAAAAAAATCAAGCCTTTATCAAAAGAGCGATCGCTACAGGGGGAGAAACTGTTGCTATTAAAGATGGTGTTGTCTATATAAATAATCAACCTTTATCTGAGGACTATATTGCTGCGCCACCAGAGTATGAATTGATGCCTGTAACAGTGCCAGCAGGACAATTATTTGTTATGGGAGATAACCGCAACAACAGCAATGATTCTCATATTTGGGGATTTTTGCCCACAGAGAACGTTATCGGTCATGCTATCTTACGTTTTTGGCCACTAAATAGGATAGGAACAGTTTAGACCAGATTTTTAGATCTTGCTTTGATAACAAAGTCAAAAGTTGCAATTTGATACTTTTGCAAAACGGTCTAAACCACGTTTATATATTACATATCTTTACAATAGTTACTGCTTACCAAATTGTCTTTGATAAACAATTTCTTCCTTATCCGACTCTAGCTTAATATCAGAACGAGGATATGCCACACACAACAAAGCATATCCCTCTGCTTGTAATTCTGGTGAAACACCCATACCATCACTTTGTTCTACCTCCCCTGAAAGTATTTGAGCAGCACAAGTGGTACAAACTCCTGCACTACAGGAAAAAGGTAAATCGATACCTGCATCGAGAGCAGCGTTTAAAATACTTTGTGATGGGGGAACTTGAATAGTATGGGTTTGACCTTGGTGATTTATTTCAACAGTATAGGTGTTAGACATCTATCGAATAGGAATTTTGCTAAACAAATTTAACTAAGATTTATTATCTTCTCACAATCTGATCTTTAATTAATCAATGCAGTCAGATTAGCAATGTTTAAAAATGTATGCTTTAACAATTCCAACTATTATCTATATAGCCAAAATTCCTTGTAAGAGGGTGCGGAATTCACCTTTAGGATGACCACCCTTAACCTCGCCAATAATTTCAAAATCAGCTTCGGGTGACTGACAAATAATATAGGTGGGCCAACCCATATCTTTTTTATCGGGGTATTGTGCCATTAAAATTTTACGATACTTACGGTAGGTAGCTGTATCTTGCATTTTTACATCGATAAAATCTAGATCTAATTCTTTGGCAACCTTAGCATCATAAAAAGACATTTTATGACACACCCCACAGTCTTCGGAAGAAAATTTAACTACTGCTTTAGTCATGATTAATAACTGAAAATTTAAATGATTTTTAATAAAATTTTAAAGGATTATAATTAAGAATTTACGAAAATTTCCTGAATTTTGCCAGCTTCAACTCCTAATATCTGTGAATTTTGTGTCCAATCATGGTTAAAAGAGTCTATGTGGGTGGTGGTAATAATAGTTTGAAAGCGATCGCCTATGACTTCTAAAAGTTGTTTTTGACGGTTGGGATCTAATTCTGCCAAAACATCGTCTAACAGTAATAGAGGCGGTTCTCCTACTATCTCTTCGATTAGTTTTAATTCAGCTAGCTTTAAGGCTAATACTAAAGTGCGTTGTTGTCCTTGAGAACCATAATAACGTGCAGGGGTTTTATTAATAGTAAATTCAATTTCATCTCGGTGTATGCCTACTACACTTTTTCCTTGGAATTGTTCGGCAATACGACGCTGTTCTATTTTATTTAAAAAAGCTTGTTGGACTTTGCTTGCTTCGTCTTCTGTCCATTCGACGTTAGGCAAATAATTAATTTCTAAATGTTCATCCCCACTGATCCGCTTGTGCCAATATTGCGCGATAGGCGATAACCTAGCAATTACCCTCGCACGTCGTCGAGTTATCCTAGAACCTGCTGCTGCAAGTTGTTCATCCCATAGTTTTAATTGGGGTTCGTAGTCTTGAATAGTATTGGCATCTTCATCTAATGATTGCTGTGGCTGGGTACGTATTTGTTTTAATAGGGCATTACGCTGACGCAGCACTTGATTATATTGTTGTAGAATGCTGGCATATATCGGTTCTAATTGTATTAATAACCCATCAATCCAATTACGGCGAGAATCTGGCGCACCTCGAACTAAATCTAAATCGAGACTGGAAAATTGAACTGCATTAAGTATGCCTAAAAAATCTAACTGACGACGAAGAGATTCTTGATTAATGGCAACGGTTCGTCTTCCCTGTTTACGCAAGGTAATACTAAGTTCACTTACCCCATAAGCGCGTTCTACGGTGGCTACAATTTGACCAAGATCAGCAGTTTCTAAGACTAATTCGCGATCGCGACTGGTACGATGGCTTTTAAGGGTTGCTAGTAATTCTATCGCTTCTAATAAATTTGATTTTCCTTGGGCATTATTGCCTACTAAGATAGTTTTTCTGGCTGTAAATTCTATCGAGCGATCGCGATAATTGCGAAATGAATGCAAATGTAGCCTTTTTAAATACATTGATTAATAGATAATTAATATTTGATATGTGAGGGTCAGCAACAGTCAAAATTGTTTTTTCTCTATTGCTCAACAAATCTATTACTTGCATGAGTTTAAAGTACAATAATCAATTTTATGTTCATGCAAGAGATTTATTAATTATCTATCATTAAAACTATTCCCCCACTGAGGAAGCAAATTCTGGTTGTTGTTGACTTTGGGCTAACTTTTCTTTATCCTGACGGCGTTTTTTAGCATATAGCTGGATACTAGCAACCATTGCAATTACTAACGCTACAACCAACCAAGTAGTTATATCCAAAGGTAAATTATTTTTAAATACTGCGAGTAAAACTATCAGTACTAATAAAATTGTTGGTGCTTCATTTAAGGCTCTAAACTGCTGTCCTGTCCATTGACATTCCCCCGCAGCCAGTTTTTTCATAATTCTTTTACAAAAATGATGATACCCTATCAAAAGCAGCACAAAGGCTAATTTAATATGCAGCCAACTAGATTTTAAGATTTCTGGTTCAGTGGAAATTAAACCTATTGCCATCGCCACAGTAACCAACATTCCTGGCGTAGTGATAATACTGTAGAGGCGTTTTTCCATCAACTCATACTGCTTTTTAAGAATGCTGCGCGCTGGTTCAGGTTCTTGTTCCGCCTCCGCATGATAAACAAATAAACGCACCAGATAAAATAAGCCAGCAAACCAAACCACCACACCAATTAAGTGAAATGCTTTAAACCAATAATAAGCCATAAAAAATTTTCAAAATTCAGTGTATAATTTGCAACAGTGTAAGATAACGGGACTGGCCAGATTTGAACTGGCGACCTAGCGCTTCAGATTTGTGTGAGTTTCCCCACTCTCTGGACTATTCCTTCACCCTGGGCAATGAATATTATTGATTGCCTTTAGGTGGTGGCCGTTGTGTTGCAGGTCTTCTAATTGCTAGGGTAATTCTGATTAAGCTTCGATTTACGCTAGTGTCCTGATTTTTAACCTACAACCAGTCTCTGCACCTTCTCTACCAGGAAAATATAGAGCTTGGCTCAAGATTACCATGATTACTGATTTGAGGTCAGTAACTTTAGGCTTCCTTGAATTTGACCACATTCACTGATGAAGTTTCCTTCCATAGTGCCCGATCTCCAGGAGGCGCTTGCTCTATCCTACTGAGCCACAGCCCCTTGTCTACCTTAAAAGTTTAATAAAATAATTTAAACTATAAATCACAACATAAACTAGGATAGAAAACCATTGGTTAATCACCGTATTTTTGTATATAAAACTTTACTAAATTAATAAATATTGCAACATCGATTCACGTTTAGGTAATTTAAAGAAAAAAAATTATTATCGATTCAGTAAATAAATAATAAATATACTCAGGAGTAGTTTACTTTGAATTATTTGACTTTACTTGCAGCAGCATCAGTACCCCATACCGTTTCTTGGAGTCCTAAAGTAGCAATAGTTATGATCATTTGTAACATTGTAGCGATCGTTATTGGTAGATTTACTATCCAACATAAGAATGTAGGGCCCAGTTTACCAGCTTCTGGTTTGTTTGGAGGTATGGGGCTTCCTGCTCTTTTAGGCACAACTAGCTTAGGTCATCTTTTAGGAGTTGGCGTTATCTTAGGACTAGCTAATACTGGTGTATTTTAGTGCTTAATGCTCAATAATTTATTTTTAGGAATTGATCAGCAGGTATTAACTCCTAAAATTTTATTCTGGTGTTGCTAATTTGGGTATTTTTTTGTTTTAAGCAACAAGGCGCGATCGCCATAGTTACTATCTATCGGCAGTTTTAAATTATTTTGCTTGTCTATTAGATAGAGTTTGCTTAAATGGTTGATCAATTGAAGTGATACATATATTTCAAATACCTTTTTTTGGGCAACACCTTATTTTAAAAATATATTAATAAAACCTACAATTTCTTATCAGTTTCGCTACGACTGACCTAAGTATTTTTTCTAGATAATCTGAATTTTTGCTACTTCTACGCAATTTCTCTGATTTACGTTCTCGGCTATTAAAAGTTATGGTGAGATTTAGTTATTTTAACTGAAAATAATATTTAAAGCTTTAAATTATCAGGGAATAAATTAATTAAGTATAACTAATGAAAGCCCTATTATATTTTTGCTACAAGCCGAGGAAAAGATTTTGAGTTTGCTTTCTCAAAGAAAGATGAAGGAATTAAGGTTGCACTTATCCTTTAGTTCGCTAAAAATATATATTTATATTATTCTTGCTGGTTTAAGTAGTTTATTAGCTTTCCTTTTATTCCAAAAAAGCTTACCTATAAACAAGCAGCAAACAAAAGAATATTATCAGGCATTACAAACAGCAAAGTTAGAAGTATTTAATTTAGAAAAAGATTTAATTAAATTTCAATATTTTCCTATTCAATTTACCGAAATTCTGAGTTTACAGTTAATTAAAACTCAAACTGCTTTTAATAAGTTAACAGACATACCCGATTTTTATTCTCCAGTTCAACAAAATATTTTAAATAATAAATTAGAAACACAGCTATTATTATTAACATCTAAATCAACGGTTGTCGAGCAGATTCAAAACGCCCACGCTCAGTTAGAAGTCGCTTGTCAAGCTATTTTTACCCTCAATAAAGAATTAGCTAATAATCCTAGTATTTTGAGCGATAATTTAGTTGTCAATAGTCAATTATTTTCTCTAGTTGAAGAGTTATTAACTGAGGCTGTTGTGACTTGTCAAACGGCAAATCAAACCTTATCTCCAAGCTTTAAAAACAAAATTACTAAGTTAGAATTATTGCTCCAGCTAAAATCAACAGATAATATCAATAAAAATTTATTTGCTTTTGATAGCTTAATTAATTATCTCAAAACTATAACTAACCAAAAACAAATATTACAAGATTTATTTAAAGAAATACAATTAAGTGAACTAGAAGATAAATTAACAATTCTGGAAATAGAATATCTTGAACAATATCAAGCAGCTTCGGTACAAGTTAATAAATATAGACTTATCAGTGCCTTATTAATATTTATAATAATAATTGTTATAGCTTATAAAATAATCAATAATTTAGCTAGAACTAATCGTAGTATAGTTAAAGTTTTAGAAGGTTTCACACAAGAATTAGAAAGCAAAGTAGAACAAAGAACTGCACAATTAGAAACAAGTATTCAAAATACAGAAGCAGCATTAGCACAAGCTCAAAATGCCAATAAAGCTAAAAGTAGATTTCTGGCAAACATGAGTCATGAATTGCGGACTCCCTTAAACGCAATCTTAGGATTTACTCAATTAATGTCTCGTGATAGTACTATAGGTAAAGAGCAGCAAGAAAATTTACAAATTATTAATCGTAGTGGCGAACATCTCTTAAGACTGATAAATGACATCTTGGAAATGTCCAAAATAGAAGTAGGTCAAATAACTTTAAATGAAAGCAAGTTTGATCTTTATGCAATGCTCAAAAGTTTAGAGGAAATGTTACGTTTAAAAGCTAGAGCCAAGAATTTAAATTTAATTTTTAATATAGATGATAACGTTCCTAATTATATTTATACTGACGAAGGCAAACTACGTCAAATTATTATTAATTTACTAGGAAATGCTCTAAAATTTACAGAACAAGGTTCGATTACCTTAACAGTTAAACTTCAAAAAAATAGTCACCCAATTAAAGATAAACTGTATTTTATTTTTACAGATATCTATTCACTTTTTTTTGCCGTTGAAGATACTGGCCCAGGTATTGAACCAGAAGAAATGCAATTATTATTTTGCCCCTTTGAACAGACAAAAATAGGTCGTATTTCTAATGAAGGAACAGGCTTAGGTTTATCTATTTGTCAGAAATTTGTAGATTTAATGGGCGGAGAATTAACAGTTGAAAGTAAAGTGGGTAAAGGCAGTATTTTCTCCTTTAATATTTTAGTTAAAATTCAAGATCTGGCAATTGCCGACAATGATAAAGAAGCAGAATTGTTAAATCGGAAAATTATTAGTATAGCCCCAGGGCAGAAGGAATATCGTATATTAGCAGTGGATGATGTGCCAGCTAGTCGTTTACTATTGAAAAAACTATTATCAGAAATTGGTTTTATTGTTAAGGAAGCAGGAAATGGTATGGAGGCAGTACAAGTATGGCAAGAATGGCATCCTGATTTAATATTCATGGATATGAGAATGCCTGTGATGGATGGGTATGAAGCAACAAAGCAAATTAAATCTCAGCCTCAAGGAGATAAGACTATCATCATAGCTTTAACAGCTAGTGCATTTGAAGAAGAAAGAGTCATAATTTTAGCTGCTGGTTGTGATGATTTTATGCGTAAGCCATTTTATCAAACCGAATTACTAGAAAAAATTGCCCATTACCTAAACATTAATTATCTTTACCAAGAGTCTGTAGAGCCTTTAGCAACTAAACAATTATATCAAGCAGAATTAATACCAGAAAACTTAGCGGTTATGTCTTTAGAATGGCGATCGCAATTATACGAAGCAGCAGCTAAAGTAGATAATCAGGAAATATTACAACTTTTAGCCGAAATACCTAGTGAATATCAGTCTTTAGCACAAGGACTTGAAGACTTGGTAGAACAATTTCGTTGCGATAAAATTATTGACCTAACTCAAGCTGTTAAATAATGACTCTATCCCCCCTAAACTTAACCAAAGCTAAAATTCTAGTTGTTGATGATCAGCCAGAAAATCTACATCTACTATCTGATGCTCTAACTGCTCAAGGATACGAGGTTAAAGGGGTTGTCAATGGTGAAATGGCTATAATAGCAGCCAATGCGGTCTGTCCTGATCTAATTTTATTGGATGTTGTCATGCCAGGGATTAATGGGTATGAAGTTTGTGAGAAATTAAAAGCTAATATTAAAACTCAGAGAATTCCCATTATTTTTTTAAGTGCTGGTAATGATCCAGTTGAACGTGTCAAAGGTTTAAGTGCAGGTGGCGTAGACTATATCGATAAACCTTTTCAACTTAACGAAGTTTTATTACGTATTAATAATCAATTAAAATTACAAGCTGCTCAAACACAAATATTAAAGCTTAATACCGATTTAGAACAAATAATTCAAGAGCGCACTAGGCAACTAGAACTAGCAAATCAAGAATTAAAATTTGAAATTTGTGAAAGAGAACAAGTAACCAAAATGCTACAAGAGAGTGAGGAAAAACTAGAAAGTATTCTTAATTCTCTAGAAGAAGTAGTGTGGTCGGCAGAAGTTGCGACAAGTAATCTCATATTTCTTAACCCCGCAGCCCAAAAAGTCTATGGTCGTCAAGTAGAAGAACTACTAAATAATCCCAATTTACGTTTAGAATCAATCCATCCAGAAGACCGCGATCGCGTAAGATCATTATTAATGAATTTCGGCGATCGCAATTTAGACCTAGAATATCGTATTATCCAACCTAATGGGCAAATTCGCTGGGTATGGGAGCGTAGTAGGCTCATCTTTGATCAAGCTGGTCTAGCAAGTCGACGAGATGGGATAATTTCAGATATCACTCAACGGAAAAAAATTGAGTGTGAGTTATGTTACGAAGCCAAACACGACTCTTTAACTAAATTACCTAATCGTTCGGCTTTTTTAGATAGAGTTGAACAGGCACTTCAATATACCCAAAAAACTCGTGATTATCGATTTGCAGTTTTATTTATCGATTTAGATCGTTTTAAAATTGTTAATGATAGCCTGGGGCATTTGATCGGTGATGAATTATTAATTGCTGTGGCTCAAATATTAAATAATTGCTGTCGCCCCAATGATTTTGTTGCACGTTTAGGGGGAGATGAATTTACCATCTTACTAGATGCGATCGCAACTATCGAAGAAAGCAGTAACATAGCCCGTAAAATTCAGACTCAA
Coding sequences:
- the psaK gene encoding photosystem I reaction center subunit X gives rise to the protein MNYLTLLAAASVPHTVSWSPKVAIVMIICNIVAIVIGRFTIQHKNVGPSLPASGLFGGMGLPALLGTTSLGHLLGVGVILGLANTGVF
- the lepB1 gene encoding signal peptidase I — encoded protein: MSATENKANLRRNLKENGSTVIIALLLAFLIRVFIAEPRYIPSESMFPTLETGDRLVVEKVAYKFHPPNKGDIIVFEPPAPLRLLGYEKNQAFIKRAIATGGETVAIKDGVVYINNQPLSEDYIAAPPEYELMPVTVPAGQLFVMGDNRNNSNDSHIWGFLPTENVIGHAILRFWPLNRIGTV
- a CDS encoding 2Fe-2S ferredoxin, with amino-acid sequence MSNTYTVEINHQGQTHTIQVPPSQSILNAALDAGIDLPFSCSAGVCTTCAAQILSGEVEQSDGMGVSPELQAEGYALLCVAYPRSDIKLESDKEEIVYQRQFGKQ
- a CDS encoding histidine kinase, which encodes MLQAEEKILSLLSQRKMKELRLHLSFSSLKIYIYIILAGLSSLLAFLLFQKSLPINKQQTKEYYQALQTAKLEVFNLEKDLIKFQYFPIQFTEILSLQLIKTQTAFNKLTDIPDFYSPVQQNILNNKLETQLLLLTSKSTVVEQIQNAHAQLEVACQAIFTLNKELANNPSILSDNLVVNSQLFSLVEELLTEAVVTCQTANQTLSPSFKNKITKLELLLQLKSTDNINKNLFAFDSLINYLKTITNQKQILQDLFKEIQLSELEDKLTILEIEYLEQYQAASVQVNKYRLISALLIFIIIIVIAYKIINNLARTNRSIVKVLEGFTQELESKVEQRTAQLETSIQNTEAALAQAQNANKAKSRFLANMSHELRTPLNAILGFTQLMSRDSTIGKEQQENLQIINRSGEHLLRLINDILEMSKIEVGQITLNESKFDLYAMLKSLEEMLRLKARAKNLNLIFNIDDNVPNYIYTDEGKLRQIIINLLGNALKFTEQGSITLTVKLQKNSHPIKDKLYFIFTDIYSLFFAVEDTGPGIEPEEMQLLFCPFEQTKIGRISNEGTGLGLSICQKFVDLMGGELTVESKVGKGSIFSFNILVKIQDLAIADNDKEAELLNRKIISIAPGQKEYRILAVDDVPASRLLLKKLLSEIGFIVKEAGNGMEAVQVWQEWHPDLIFMDMRMPVMDGYEATKQIKSQPQGDKTIIIALTASAFEEERVIILAAGCDDFMRKPFYQTELLEKIAHYLNINYLYQESVEPLATKQLYQAELIPENLAVMSLEWRSQLYEAAAKVDNQEILQLLAEIPSEYQSLAQGLEDLVEQFRCDKIIDLTQAVK
- a CDS encoding CHP701-containing protein; amino-acid sequence: MAYYWFKAFHLIGVVVWFAGLFYLVRLFVYHAEAEQEPEPARSILKKQYELMEKRLYSIITTPGMLVTVAMAIGLISTEPEILKSSWLHIKLAFVLLLIGYHHFCKRIMKKLAAGECQWTGQQFRALNEAPTILLVLIVLLAVFKNNLPLDITTWLVVALVIAMVASIQLYAKKRRQDKEKLAQSQQQPEFASSVGE
- a CDS encoding diguanylate cyclase/phosphodiesterase with PAS/PAC sensor, which translates into the protein MTLSPLNLTKAKILVVDDQPENLHLLSDALTAQGYEVKGVVNGEMAIIAANAVCPDLILLDVVMPGINGYEVCEKLKANIKTQRIPIIFLSAGNDPVERVKGLSAGGVDYIDKPFQLNEVLLRINNQLKLQAAQTQILKLNTDLEQIIQERTRQLELANQELKFEICEREQVTKMLQESEEKLESILNSLEEVVWSAEVATSNLIFLNPAAQKVYGRQVEELLNNPNLRLESIHPEDRDRVRSLLMNFGDRNLDLEYRIIQPNGQIRWVWERSRLIFDQAGLASRRDGIISDITQRKKIECELCYEAKHDSLTKLPNRSAFLDRVEQALQYTQKTRDYRFAVLFIDLDRFKIVNDSLGHLIGDELLIAVAQILNNCCRPNDFVARLGGDEFTILLDAIATIEESSNIARKIQTQLSNPFYLQGNTVFSSASIGIVEVNHEYEDSSAILRDADIAMYRAKQGGKARYQVFNPQMYQDTKELLEIENDLRQAILRQEFMLYYQPIISLDNHKLYGFEALLRWQHPTKGLIYPDKFIPLAEETGLIIKMGEWVLKEACTQLHLWQTKYSDLQDLKVSVNIASQQLKDPNFLSILEQTLAQTGLSSNSIHLEITESTLMDYKPETINLLHEIQNRGIKLNIDDFGTGYSSLQYLNRFPISSLKIDRSFTLGMLQERENFEIVKMIITLAKTLKIGVIAEGIENLRQLKVLKTFNCQLGQGHLFSEPVDATTAELMLS
- a CDS encoding DNA replication and repair protein RecF, with protein sequence MYLKRLHLHSFRNYRDRSIEFTARKTILVGNNAQGKSNLLEAIELLATLKSHRTSRDRELVLETADLGQIVATVERAYGVSELSITLRKQGRRTVAINQESLRRQLDFLGILNAVQFSSLDLDLVRGAPDSRRNWIDGLLIQLEPIYASILQQYNQVLRQRNALLKQIRTQPQQSLDEDANTIQDYEPQLKLWDEQLAAAGSRITRRRARVIARLSPIAQYWHKRISGDEHLEINYLPNVEWTEDEASKVQQAFLNKIEQRRIAEQFQGKSVVGIHRDEIEFTINKTPARYYGSQGQQRTLVLALKLAELKLIEEIVGEPPLLLLDDVLAELDPNRQKQLLEVIGDRFQTIITTTHIDSFNHDWTQNSQILGVEAGKIQEIFVNS